The genomic segment ATGGCAGCTGCTCTGATAGATTTTGCTAGAGAATATGGCATTGAGCCAAAGCCTGAGAAAGTGGAGAGGTTTCAGAATTTTCCAGGAGAAGGGATTTGTGGAAGAATTGATGATGTTGAACTATACGTGGGAAACTCAAAAATTGCTTCGAGAGCAGGGTGTACTGCTGGTAGAAAAAACTAAACCTCTTCAATCTTTGTTTACAcaaaagaaaaattgagagagcaacttagaatttaaaaatttatggaCTTACCCCAAATGGATCATCTTTTCTTGATCTTTGCTTGCATTTTTTCTCAAATCCAGTTCCCAACTTAGAAGGTTACGACGTTGAAGGAAAGTCCATTGGCTATGTTTTCTTGAAGTCATCTCTCGCTGGTGTTTTCTGTCTCTCGGACGTATGCCGAACAGGTGCAAAGGAAGCGATCAACGATATCAAGTCATTAGGCATCAAAACTGTAATGTTAACTGGAGATAGTCATGCAGCTGCCAAGCATGCACAAGCTCAGGTAAGATCATCGTTTGTTACCGAGAATGATTTGATTTCTTTTCAAAATTGTAAATTGAGGCGTATCAAGAAATGGAACAAGCTCACAAAGTTTTTTTCCATCAGTTAGGGGGTTCTTTAGATGTTATCCACGCCGAACTCCTACCAGAAGACAAATCAAGAATCATTACTGAATTACAAAAGAAAGGTCCAACAGCGATGATTGGTGATGGTGTAAACGATGCCCCTGCATTAGCCACAGCAGATATTGGTATCTCCATGGGAGTTTCAGGCTCAGCACTTGCAACAGAAACAGGAGGTATCATCCTTATGTCAAATGACATCCAAAGAATACCCAAAGCTGCACGATTAGCCAAGAAAGTGAGAAGGAAAGTCATTGAGAACGTGATAATATCAATTTCAACTAAGGCTGCCATTGTAGGATTGGCTATAGCCGGCCATCCACTCGTTTGGGCTGCAGTGCTTACTGATGTTGGAACGTGCTTGTTGGTGATCTTCAACAGCATGCTGCTGCTTCAAGGAATGCCTACACGAGGGAACAAATGGAGTCGGTCAAGTTCTCACAAGCACAATCACAGACACAAGTGCCATGCTACACACGGTTCATCTCATACTCGTGATTCTTGTTGCTCTGATATCGTGTCTCAGAAGAAATGTGAGCCTAAATTGTGTTCATCCAAGAAGTGTGCTTCCAAATGTGGTTCAGGTCATTCGAGTTCAGCATCTTGTGGGAATAAGAAAGGCCCCGTTTTGGCTAAAGAGCATGGTTGCAACTCGCATAACCATCCAAATAATGAGGCCAAAACTATAGATCATCAATGCTGTGACAAAGTTTCTCAAGATTTGTTATCGCAGAGAGCACAGAGACAaggtttttctgaaaatgcagTGTCTTGTGAGAGTAAGAAATGCTTGGTTTCTGCCAAAGAGCACGGTTGCAATGCATGTTTCCACCCACACGACGAGACAACAATTACCAATCATGTCTGTTGTGGCAAAGACACTCTAGATTTGAAATCTGAGAGTGCGCAGATGCATGTTTGTCCAGATAACTCAAAATCCTGTGGGAGTAAGAAATGCTCGATTGCAGCCGACGAACGTGGTCGCAATGCACATAACCACCCGCACAGTGAGACCAAGGATGTAGATCATCAAGGCTGCGGCAAAGTTGATCGAGATTTGGAATCACAGATTGTACACCATCATGTTGGTTTTGGAAATGAAGAATCATATGGGAGTGCAACTCCAGCCAAAGAGCACAGACGAAGTACAAATTTCCATACACACGAGGTGACCAAGGTTATCGATCACCAGTGCTGTGGCAAAGTCACTCAATGTTTGGAATCAAAGATAGCACACAACCATGAGCACTCTGAAAATGCAAGCTGCCGCAAGAAAAATGATCAGGTAAAATCAGCTCACACGCACAAGGGAAGCCATGAGACACATAAATGTGAGCAGGACAACCGGAACTCACCCATATCACACAAGAAAGAGACGTCTCACTATCATCACGAAAAGTGTTGTGCTCATACATCAAGAAACCAGGAAGCTAGCCATTCCGAATGCGAAAACCGAGCTTTTGAAGATAATAAACATTTAAGCTCTACATTAAACATGTTAGCTGCGAAGGCTTGTGAGGCTTCAAACAGGACTAATCTAAATGGAGGCTTATCAGAGATTGTAATCGCGTGATATAACAAAAGTGTAAGGATGATGAccaataatatttttatcaaatttttccTCTTCCTCCAACAATGTATCCCTTGGaagagattttttttaaaaaaaatgagatgGATTTTCTACTCCCCAAGGGAATCGTTTTCTGTCTTCTAAATCagttttggtttaaaattttgttttctcATTTTTTAACCAAAAATTCTGATGATTACATAAAAATCAAAAGGCATGAGCATGATATGGTCTAAATCAGAACAACCGAAAACTGAACCTAGCCGGTTTTCTTATTTCGGTTTTATGTTGATTATGTTTTATGTTATTAAAAACCGAACCGTCTGTTTAAATCatactttaataaaataaatattttatttgtatttaaaatatcagtaactaaatataaatttaataatacataaaaaaaattatatttctatttatttttatttttgtattaattaaatgtgtataactatttattttactaaaaagttaaataaaaatatttgtatatattttaaaaaaattaaactaatTTAACTTATAACTCACATAATTAGCAAAATTATgaaaacaaaatttaaataattcaaccctacaaaaaaattaaactgaAATATTGAGTgtgtctcatatgagaccgtctcacggatcttaatctgtgagacgggtgaaccatacccatattcacaataaaaagtaatacttttagtataaaaagcaatactttttcatggaagacccaaataagagaaccgtctcacgaatacgacacgtgagaccgtctcacacaagtttttgcctgaaatgtttaaaatatatcataattgaAGCTACGAAAATGGACATTGTATTTTGTAGCTAGTTAACTTATTTTAAAACCGGAGTTTTAAACTTTTAttgtattaattatttttattggaaTACAGgtgaaaatatcataaatattatacTTTGTGCGTCCGTATCGACTATTATAACTTAtgagaattaattaaaaaaattattttcaccAAACTAAATTTCTGTCGTCTCCGTCCACGTTGTTTTGCATCACAATGCGcttgaaaattatatttgaaaaaatCAGCCACAGCCACTGGGAGGGGAAACTATTCCTCCTACATAGGGAATGGATACTTTCCTCGCATGAATTCATTGAATATATATCTACATTTATAAGCATTAGCAAGAATATTTGGAATGGTCGTATGGAGTCACCAAGACCAATCTCTTTTGACAAAACTCTATCTCAACTATATAAAAACAGGAGTAATATGCTTCATGAAACTGACAATAAAATCAGTTCAGGACATTCAGTCATGCGCTTTGTCATGGATTTGTAATTAGCCAAACTCCGTAAGGCAATACATACTAGCCTCACTCGTGAAGCAGTTTTCGCAAGAGATCCATAAACTATTACTAACCTGACACAGAACAAACAAGTTGCAATTTCTTTACTTTGTAAGCACCCTCGCCCATGTCATGCTCTACAATCGGGATACTCCTTCCACAGATGCTGAAGACTAAACATAGAGCCTACAATAGTTATAATTCAAGCCAAAATTATCATCCAATTCATTTATCTATTTTTTGAAATCATATTTGCCAAGGTCAATGCAAAAACAAAAGGTACCATATCAACAAGTTTCTCATGAGAAAGCAATTATCTTGATGAGAAATGTAATATGTATCTGTAGTGTTACAAAATACACGGTATTGAATGGAACGAATCCTGAAACGAGTTGAAGTAGTACTTCCTTAACTCTTTGGTAAGTAATTTTCAGGCTTCTACCATCTATGTAAGTTGGGTCAAGTTCATGTCTGGTACATCATTCACTCACTTGGAAAATCTTACCCCAAACAGAGAGATGCACAAGAGTATGGAAACAAAAATCTGGGAAAACTTCGAGCCAAAATTCCAAGGTTACTCAGAATAGTGGGCTAAAGTACATTACACCTCACAATATCAAGAACCATGTACGGGATTAAATATATTGGGCCTATACCATTTCCTAATTGTCAAGAATATTCCAGAAGCGATGACGGGAAATTGGCAATGTTCTTTGAAAAGGGAAATAATATAAGGCATAAGTCATTAGAGAAATAGGATTCTAGCTTTTTTGTACTAGCTTAGGCTAGGGCAAGGAGATTGAGTATTTCCTTGAGAGAGGGGGCAGGGTAGTGGAATATTCTCTTCTAATCTATTTAGTGTTCATTGTAACCTGCATTATCATCTTTATTTCAGAATGTAATGTCAATATacctcaaatttttctttacTGCCTGTTTTGTGGCGGTATCATACCGTGTATAGATGAAGGTTGGTTCAGAAAATGCAGCATCTTGCGGGATAGCAAAATCAAGTACTGCTTATGCAAGAACTGTAAATCAAGACTAGTTTAAGACAATAGCACATTGCATACGTCATACTAGTTTCAGATAATAGCATACCGATTCTCCAGAACAGATCAGAGAAGACCAAAGTAGATAACTCGTATATCCATTCTCAACAGAGTATGGTACAGTTAACTTGAGTATTCACAAAACACAGGGAACAAACTGAGAGATATTTGACGAGATACACAAACTTAAAATGTACTATAGAAAAAAAGTGCAGAAAATTTGACCCGAAACAAAACAACAGACATATCCAAGATATGAAATTGCCAACATATAATAGTGAAGTAAATTTGAGGTCAGGCTAAAGAAATAAGAATCTCTGCGTTGCAATATTATATCCGAATACATGATAAAGTTGACTACTAACAAGCACATTAATACTTCTTCAATCCTGAAGTCAAAGAATTTCATGCAGATCTCCATCATTTGCCGAGAAACCGTGTTTACTAAGCATGCCATTCCACCATTAGCTCTATTTTAAATCAAAACGCACCAATTATAACAATTCACAATGAGCCACTACGAGGAAAATCATAAATTTTATAGCATGATAAAACATGTTACAAGCACAAGGTATGTTTCTTCCTTTTGCGGCAAAAAAAGAACTCAAAATTAAAGTGTTGAATCCTAATTCATTTTTGAAACCAGTAACCCCGAAACACCTTCACTTCTGAGAAATGTAGCTATCTTTCCGGCCCTCGAAACCGGGCCTCATCAGCTTCTTCTCACGCTTGGCGATCTTCCGCATCTTCTTGTCCTTGATCCTCCCCTCGATGTTCTCCTTCCTCTTCTGCTGCCTATGCTCCTTAACCTTCTTCTGTCCCTCCACCCTCTCCTTCCACTTTTCGGAACTCTTGTCCTTTTTCCTCTTCTCCCTTTTGATGCTATCCTTGATCAACCTCGAATTGTCGTGCACCTTCACCCCCATTGCCCTGCTGGTGGCGGCCATCCACGATTCCCGCTCGGCGACTCCCGACTTTTCCCTCTTCACCTCTTGCAATCTCTGTGCTCTCTCCAATTCCTTCACCTTCGAAAGCTTCCCCTTCTTATTTTTCCTCCTATTTTTCAACTCCTCCTCATCTCCCAACCTCACTTTACCGTATTCAATAATTTCTTCCCCATCTTGGGACTCCACAACCTCCTTCCCAGTAACTCGTCCGGCAGATTCGTCACCTCTCTTCCGCTTCTTCCCGTTATTCTTCACATCCCTATTATCGATTTTTTTATCATCGCTCACCGCTCCACGGTTACCTCGCATCACTTCAATCTTTCTCCGTAACTTCTGTCGCAGTTCCTCGTATGTAACTGATTGATTCTGTTGACCTCGATCCAATTCCTCTTCGGCATTCACGAAACTGTCCTGGTTGGCAGCAGAAGACGAAGTTTTGCTTTCTGGGTCGAAGCGCTGGCGCCTGGAAAACTTCAGATTTTGTTTCGATTGTTGCTTCAACGAAGCCTTGGCTGCTTTAGAGAGGCCCTGGTACCATTGCTTCGAATCTTCATCCTTTGCCTGGTAAAACTTTGCGGGTATCAGTTCTATAAGGTGATCGAAGAACTCTGCGTTTGAATGTATAAGAGATTTCATGTCATCTGTGGCCTTGAAAGCGCGTGCTTTTTTCCTCATTTTCGCTGGA from the Primulina eburnea isolate SZY01 chromosome 3, ASM2296580v1, whole genome shotgun sequence genome contains:
- the LOC140825791 gene encoding cadmium/zinc-transporting ATPase HMA3-like isoform X2, with translation MDSTKNAGKQLQKSYFDVLGLCCTSEIPVIERILNSLEGVRDFSVIVPTKTVIVFHDPLLVSHTQIVKALNQARLEANVKVHGPSNYKNRWPSPYAIASGALLLLSFLQFFYGPLEWLAIGAIAVGIIPIFLKAVASVRNVTLDINILVLIAVSGSIALHDYWEAATIVFLFTIAEWLESRASHKATSIMSSLANVVPQRAILAETGEEVNADEVKLNTLLAVKTGETVPVDGVVVEGNCEVDEKNLTGESFPVAKQKDSTVWAGTINVNGYISIKTTAVAEDCVVARMAKLVEEAQKNKSRTQRFIDKCAKYYTPVPLAFRVHNKREWYHLALVVLVSGCPCALLLSTPVAMFCALSKAATLGVLIKGAENLEILARIKIMAFDKTGTITRGEFLVADVRSLQDDITSNTLLYWISSLETKSSHPMAAALIDFAREYGIEPKPEKVERFQNFPGEGICGRIDDVELYVGNSKIASRAGCTAVPNLEGYDVEGKSIGYVFLKSSLAGVFCLSDVCRTGAKEAINDIKSLGIKTVMLTGDSHAAAKHAQAQLGGSLDVIHAELLPEDKSRIITELQKKGPTAMIGDGVNDAPALATADIGISMGVSGSALATETGGIILMSNDIQRIPKAARLAKKVRRKVIENVIISISTKAAIVGLAIAGHPLVWAAVLTDVGTCLLVIFNSMLLLQGMPTRGNKWSRSSSHKHNHRHKCHATHGSSHTRDSCCSDIVSQKKCEPKLCSSKKCASKCGSGHSSSASCGNKKGPVLAKEHGCNSHNHPNNEAKTIDHQCCDKVSQDLLSQRAQRQGFSENAVSCESKKCLVSAKEHGCNACFHPHDETTITNHVCCGKDTLDLKSESAQMHVCPDNSKSCGSKKCSIAADERGRNAHNHPHSETKDVDHQGCGKVDRDLESQIVHHHVGFGNEESYGSATPAKEHRRSTNFHTHEVTKVIDHQCCGKVTQCLESKIAHNHEHSENASCRKKNDQVKSAHTHKGSHETHKCEQDNRNSPISHKKETSHYHHEKCCAHTSRNQEASHSECENRAFEDNKHLSSTLNMLAAKACEASNRTNLNGGLSEIVIA
- the LOC140825791 gene encoding cadmium/zinc-transporting ATPase HMA3-like isoform X1 — translated: MDSTKNAGKQLQKSYFDVLGLCCTSEIPVIERILNSLEGVRDFSVIVPTKTVIVFHDPLLVSHTQIVKALNQARLEANVKVHGPSNYKNRWPSPYAIASGALLLLSFLQFFYGPLEWLAIGAIAVGIIPIFLKAVASVRNVTLDINILVLIAVSGSIALHDYWEAATIVFLFTIAEWLESRASHKATSIMSSLANVVPQRAILAETGEEVNADEVKLNTLLAVKTGETVPVDGVVVEGNCEVDEKNLTGESFPVAKQKDSTVWAGTINVNGYISIKTTAVAEDCVVARMAKLVEEAQKNKSRTQRFIDKCAKYYTPAIVVISASLAVVPLAFRVHNKREWYHLALVVLVSGCPCALLLSTPVAMFCALSKAATLGVLIKGAENLEILARIKIMAFDKTGTITRGEFLVADVRSLQDDITSNTLLYWISSLETKSSHPMAAALIDFAREYGIEPKPEKVERFQNFPGEGICGRIDDVELYVGNSKIASRAGCTAVPNLEGYDVEGKSIGYVFLKSSLAGVFCLSDVCRTGAKEAINDIKSLGIKTVMLTGDSHAAAKHAQAQLGGSLDVIHAELLPEDKSRIITELQKKGPTAMIGDGVNDAPALATADIGISMGVSGSALATETGGIILMSNDIQRIPKAARLAKKVRRKVIENVIISISTKAAIVGLAIAGHPLVWAAVLTDVGTCLLVIFNSMLLLQGMPTRGNKWSRSSSHKHNHRHKCHATHGSSHTRDSCCSDIVSQKKCEPKLCSSKKCASKCGSGHSSSASCGNKKGPVLAKEHGCNSHNHPNNEAKTIDHQCCDKVSQDLLSQRAQRQGFSENAVSCESKKCLVSAKEHGCNACFHPHDETTITNHVCCGKDTLDLKSESAQMHVCPDNSKSCGSKKCSIAADERGRNAHNHPHSETKDVDHQGCGKVDRDLESQIVHHHVGFGNEESYGSATPAKEHRRSTNFHTHEVTKVIDHQCCGKVTQCLESKIAHNHEHSENASCRKKNDQVKSAHTHKGSHETHKCEQDNRNSPISHKKETSHYHHEKCCAHTSRNQEASHSECENRAFEDNKHLSSTLNMLAAKACEASNRTNLNGGLSEIVIA
- the LOC140825792 gene encoding uncharacterized protein, giving the protein MRKKARAFKATDDMKSLIHSNAEFFDHLIELIPAKFYQAKDEDSKQWYQGLSKAAKASLKQQSKQNLKFSRRQRFDPESKTSSSAANQDSFVNAEEELDRGQQNQSVTYEELRQKLRRKIEVMRGNRGAVSDDKKIDNRDVKNNGKKRKRGDESAGRVTGKEVVESQDGEEIIEYGKVRLGDEEELKNRRKNKKGKLSKVKELERAQRLQEVKREKSGVAERESWMAATSRAMGVKVHDNSRLIKDSIKREKRKKDKSSEKWKERVEGQKKVKEHRQQKRKENIEGRIKDKKMRKIAKREKKLMRPGFEGRKDSYISQK